One window from the genome of Solea solea chromosome 2, fSolSol10.1, whole genome shotgun sequence encodes:
- the LOC131455241 gene encoding uncharacterized protein LOC131455241, translated as MEGQSPLSLALQHLAAMQESTTTLQQQQSQLLADIAASQRDDRALLRELLQRPAAHGADPEPGRGRSPAVALQRMTAEDDPEAYLDIFEGTAEACGWPEEERALRLLPLLTGVAQLAAHSLPAAARHDYTQLRRVILDRLGSTSEGHRRRFRGLSFEGAGRPFSYAQQLLDAARRWLQPGTHSAEDVVGQVALEQFIAGLPSSTANWVQCHRPANIEAAIVLAEDHLSLPRRSMREETRPATIPASRPTPAPRRRFPASAPAPHPHTHTHTQPEHASLRSSNYPLPSFPQGPAYVSDHLAPRGAPQTPGQVCWRCGQPGHIRAECPLMEVGQVVRVAGPPAPSPGSEGTYRIPTDASNSGLGAVLSQEVEGVDRPVLYVSRKLAQREVSYSTVEKECLAIRWAVGALRYYLLGRPFTLWSDHAPLQWLHRMKDANARITRWYLALQPFRFKVIHRPGNRMAVADFLSRSAEGGGSGLAAGGVPA; from the exons ATGGAAGGACAATCTCCGCTGTCGCTGGCCCTTCAGCACCTCGCTGCGATGCAGGAGAGCACCaccacgctgcagcagcagcagtcccagcTCCTCGCGGACATTGCGGCGTCACAGCGGGACGATCGTGCTCTCCTGCGGGAGCTGCTGCAACGCCCGGCTGCCCACGGCGCCGACCCGGAGCCCGGTCGAGGACGGTCTCCGGCCGTCGCCCTGCAGCGGATGACCGCGGAAGATGACCCGGAGGCATACCTGGACATCTTCGAGGGCACGGCGGAGGCATGTGGGTGgccggaggaggagagagcgctTCGGCTTCTTCCCCTGCTCACCGGCGTGGCGCAGCTGGCCGCGCACAGCCTGCCGGCGGCCGCGCGCCACGACTACACACAGCTGAGGAGAGTCATCCTGGACCGGCTGGGCAGTACGTCGGAGGGACACCGGCGGCGGTTCAGGGGGCTCTCCTTTGAAGGAGCCGGGCGCCCCTTTTCATAcgcgcagcagctcctggacgcAGCGAGGCGCTGGCTCCAGCCGGGGACCCACTCCGCTGAGGACGTcgttggacaggtggcgctggagcAGTTCATCGCTGGGTTACCATCGTCCACAGCCAATTGGGTCCAGTGCCACCGCCCGGCCAACATCGAGGCAGCGATCGTCCTCGCGGAGGaccatctctctcttccccgGCGGAGCATGAGGGAGGAGACCAGGCCAGCGACGATCCCTGCCAGCCGTCCCACTCCAGCCCCGAGGAGGAGGTTCCCAGCATCGGCTCCtgcaccacacccacacacacacacacacacacagccggagCATGCATCGCTCCGGTCGTCTAATTACCCTCTGCCGTCTTTCCCTCAGGGCCCAGCCTACGTGTCTGATCACCTGGCACCCCGGGGGGCTCCTCAGACGCCAGGGCAGGTGTGCTGGCGGTGTGGGCAGCCCGGCCACATCAGAGCGGAGTGCCCGCTCATGGAAGTGGGGCAAGTGGTTAGGGTTGCCGGGCCGCCGGCCCCCTCCCCCGGTTCGGAAGGGACGTACCGTATACCG ACCGACGCCTCGAACAGCGGGCTGGGGGCCGTTTTGtcccaggaggtggagggggtcgaCCGCCCCGTACTGTACGTTAGCCGGAAGCTAGCTCAGCGGGAGGTGAGCTACAGTACGGTGGAGAAAGAGTGCCTCGCCATACGGTGGGCGGTCGGTGCCCTCCGCTACTATCTCCTGGGGCGCCCATTCACCCTCTGGTCGGACCATGCCCCGCTCCAATGGCTCCACCGCATGAAAGATGCCAACGCGCGGATCACTCGCTGGTATCTGGCTTTGCAGCCTTTCCGGTTCAAGGTGATCCATAGGCCGGGGAACCGCATGGCCGTGGCCGACTTTCTCTCCCGCTctgcggaggggggggggagtgggcttGCGGCCGGCGGGGTCCCGGCCTAA